GCGAGCTGGGCAACCTCGCCGCCATCGTCCTGACAGCGGGCAACCACCAGCGCTCGGCGTGGCGCTTCCGCAAGGCCTTCAGCATCCCGGTGTGGGCACCCGAGGGCGCGCACGGCCTGGAAGAAGCGCCGGACTACACCTACGTGGCGGGCGAGACGCTGCCCGGGGGCCTCGTCTCCTTCCACACGCCAGGCCCCACGCTGGCCATGTACACGCTGTGGGTGCAGCAGCATCCGCGCAGCGTGGCCTTCATCTCGGACCTGCTGGCGCACGAGAGCCCGGGCACGCCGGAGTTCGTCCCCAGCGAGTACCAGGACGACCCGCTCCGCACCCGGCACAGCGTCCAGCGCATCCTGGACCACCTGCCGGTGCAGACCGTCTGCTTCGCGCACGGCGAGCCCATCATCGGTGACGGCGCCGCCGCGTTGCGCCGCGCGCTGCAGGAGGACATGGAGTCCCCCGCCACGCCCGCGCCCTGACTCAGCCGGGCTCGCCCTCGCGCACCAGCACGTGCCCCGCGTCCAGGCCGGGGGCGACGAGGTGCAGCACCTCACCCGCCTCCGCCCGGTCCAGCAGTCCGCTCAGCGCGGGCAGGTCCGTGACAGCCACCCGCCGCGTGGGCGGCAGGGGCACGCGCCGCTCCATCGCCTCCGCCACACGCGCGCCGTCCGACACGTCCGACTCGTAGACGAAGGTGCGCTCACCGTACTCATGGCCTCCGGGCACACGGCCCACCAGGCGCAGCGGGCCCAGTCGTGAGTGGATGCGGACGCTCGGGTTGTCCCACTGGGCCACGCCGCGCAGCCGGCGCGCGCGCAGCATGGCCAGCGTCAGCACCTTCACCCACGGCGCGGCGCCGGTGCCCGGAAGGAAGCTCAGCAGCGACACGCCGATGAACAGGCCCGGCGTTACCGAGGGCGCCGCGTAGTACGCCGCGCCGATGGTCGGGTCCTCGTCGGCCAGCCCGAGCCGCTCGCGCACCTCCGGCCTCACCATCCGCGCCGGGCACCGCAGCAGACCGATGGCCCCCGGCAGCAGGTACAAGTCCGACAGCACCCAGCGCGGCACGCCGATGCCAC
Above is a window of Pyxidicoccus trucidator DNA encoding:
- a CDS encoding MBL fold metallo-hydrolase, giving the protein MSEPKGKAKRVVELVPGIHHWTLSDDRIGGSRSDAYAVVDEDGAVVLIDPLPIDQDTLRELGNLAAIVLTAGNHQRSAWRFRKAFSIPVWAPEGAHGLEEAPDYTYVAGETLPGGLVSFHTPGPTLAMYTLWVQQHPRSVAFISDLLAHESPGTPEFVPSEYQDDPLRTRHSVQRILDHLPVQTVCFAHGEPIIGDGAAALRRALQEDMESPATPAP